One window from the genome of Kaistella carnis encodes:
- the bshC gene encoding bacillithiol biosynthesis cysteine-adding enzyme BshC, producing the protein MKKINHIPFLEIESIPQLIKDFLKQNIPGFESQFFNLENIEKQFQLKGSSFSEAQRKVLVDVLEDQYSDFRKSEKQESNLNDILSNQTFTVTTGHQLNLFTGPAFFIYKILQTIKLAEFLKQKFPEQNFVPLFWMASEDHDFEEIDHFKTKNHYYETKAKAGGAVGRIKIEDDFFISQFEEEFKDSVYGTELILLLKKAYKKGNNLSQATRIIVQELFADYGLIVLDGDDVRLKTEMKPVFKEELLHQTLSDSTQETVRFLTEKYGKVQVNPREINLFYLSETRDRIVFENNVFNIVYRSKTFTTEEILDELENHPERFSPNALLRPVFQETVLPNIAYIGGNAEIMYWLELKNFFSQIKLPFPVLIPRNSMLMLMEKTVEKMDHLNLKINDFFKNFATVTKDMILENNEILPLLENQEMTLKNQFQILKTEAEKTDQTFGNLVEAEQTRQLKSFNRMRKRLLRAEKIKQNEKLERLENLFLTIHPGKNWQERTYNFSVFYADLGRDWLHNCYDGMEIESSELIIFTI; encoded by the coding sequence TTGAAAAAAATTAACCACATACCGTTTCTAGAAATTGAGAGCATTCCACAGCTCATCAAAGATTTTCTGAAACAAAATATTCCCGGCTTCGAATCGCAGTTTTTTAATCTGGAAAATATTGAAAAACAGTTTCAATTAAAAGGTTCCTCATTTTCTGAGGCTCAAAGAAAAGTATTGGTCGATGTTTTAGAGGATCAGTATTCGGATTTTCGAAAATCAGAAAAACAAGAGTCCAATTTAAACGATATTTTATCAAATCAAACCTTTACGGTAACCACAGGACATCAGTTAAATTTATTTACGGGACCTGCATTCTTTATTTATAAAATTTTGCAAACCATAAAATTGGCGGAGTTTCTTAAACAGAAATTTCCGGAGCAGAATTTTGTCCCTCTTTTTTGGATGGCTTCAGAAGATCATGATTTTGAGGAGATCGATCATTTTAAAACAAAGAATCACTATTACGAAACCAAAGCAAAAGCGGGTGGCGCGGTTGGCCGTATTAAAATAGAAGATGATTTTTTTATCTCTCAGTTTGAAGAGGAATTTAAGGATTCTGTATATGGAACTGAGTTGATTTTATTGCTCAAAAAGGCGTATAAGAAAGGAAATAATTTATCCCAAGCTACCAGGATCATTGTACAGGAACTGTTTGCTGATTACGGACTTATCGTACTTGATGGAGATGATGTACGGTTGAAAACAGAAATGAAACCTGTTTTTAAAGAAGAACTTCTACACCAGACCTTATCCGATTCTACCCAGGAAACCGTGCGTTTTTTAACAGAAAAATATGGTAAAGTTCAGGTAAATCCGCGTGAAATTAATTTATTTTACCTCTCAGAAACTCGTGACCGTATTGTTTTTGAAAATAATGTATTTAATATTGTTTACCGAAGTAAAACATTTACAACGGAAGAAATTTTAGATGAACTGGAGAATCATCCCGAACGTTTCAGTCCAAACGCTCTTTTAAGACCTGTATTTCAGGAAACCGTTCTGCCCAATATTGCATATATTGGTGGAAACGCGGAAATTATGTACTGGTTAGAATTAAAGAATTTCTTCAGCCAGATCAAACTTCCTTTTCCTGTTCTTATTCCGAGAAACTCCATGTTGATGTTAATGGAGAAAACGGTGGAAAAAATGGATCATTTAAATTTAAAGATCAATGATTTTTTCAAAAACTTCGCCACCGTTACGAAAGACATGATTCTTGAAAATAATGAGATTCTACCTCTTTTGGAAAATCAGGAAATGACCTTAAAAAACCAGTTCCAAATATTAAAAACCGAAGCGGAAAAGACGGATCAAACCTTTGGAAACCTTGTAGAAGCTGAACAAACGCGCCAGCTCAAATCTTTTAACCGTATGCGAAAAAGACTGCTTCGTGCAGAAAAAATAAAACAGAATGAGAAGTTAGAACGTTTAGAAAACCTCTTCCTCACCATTCATCCGGGTAAAAACTGGCAGGAAAGAACCTATAATTTTTCCGTATTCTATGCAGATTTAGGCAGAGACTGGCTTCATAATTGTTACGACGGAATGGAGATTGAAAGTTCTGAATTAATAATTTTTACTATTTAA
- a CDS encoding GYDIA family GHMP kinase, with translation MSTIFSHGKLLLTSEYVVLDGALALAVPTKWGQEFFVDENPDGKSFVTWTALHQGKPWLKILIDYNQEEVLSTNIPESATFILKVLKEIKLVSKICLQSDTSYYITTDLQFPADYGLGSSSTLMNNLAQWAAIDAFDLNEKCLGGSGYDIAVAQAKSSIIYQNQPQRNVEKVMFDPSFKDDLLFIHLNEKQNSREGIQLYRSKEKSPELIDEFSLITQQVLQCKTLIEFSDLMNLHEKKLGNFLGIETVKEKYFENGPSFVKSLGAWGGDFIMTSKFSGFEDYFREKGFSTIYSYNQLIYC, from the coding sequence ATGAGTACGATTTTTTCGCACGGAAAATTATTGCTCACCTCCGAATATGTCGTCTTAGATGGCGCTTTAGCTCTTGCCGTACCGACTAAATGGGGGCAAGAGTTTTTTGTTGATGAAAATCCCGATGGGAAATCCTTCGTTACCTGGACTGCGCTTCATCAGGGAAAACCTTGGCTGAAAATTCTGATTGATTATAATCAAGAAGAGGTTTTATCCACGAATATTCCAGAATCTGCAACATTTATTTTAAAGGTTTTAAAAGAGATCAAGTTGGTTTCGAAAATTTGTCTGCAATCCGATACTTCTTACTACATCACCACAGATTTACAGTTTCCGGCAGATTACGGGTTGGGAAGCAGTTCTACTTTGATGAATAATTTAGCACAGTGGGCCGCGATCGATGCTTTTGACCTTAATGAAAAATGTTTGGGTGGAAGTGGGTATGATATTGCGGTAGCGCAGGCTAAATCATCTATTATTTACCAAAATCAACCGCAAAGAAATGTTGAGAAAGTGATGTTTGATCCCAGCTTTAAAGATGATCTGCTTTTTATTCACTTAAATGAAAAACAAAACAGCCGCGAAGGAATTCAACTCTATCGAAGCAAAGAAAAATCGCCGGAACTTATAGATGAGTTTTCGCTTATTACCCAGCAAGTTTTACAATGTAAAACTTTAATAGAATTTTCTGATTTAATGAATCTTCACGAAAAAAAATTAGGAAACTTTCTTGGAATTGAAACGGTAAAAGAAAAATATTTCGAAAATGGACCTTCTTTCGTCAAAAGTTTGGGAGCTTGGGGCGGCGATTTCATCATGACATCGAAATTTTCTGGTTTTGAGGACTATTTTCGGGAGAAAGGTTTTTCAACAATCTATTCCTATAATCAGTTAATTTATTGCTAA
- a CDS encoding amino acid ABC transporter substrate-binding protein codes for MIKKFFIIAGLTAFAGLSAQKTHTVVKGDNPYNIAKRYGMTVDDLVKLNPNAKDGKIAIGDVLKVDKSTTKVAAFQPKAATQNAASSGKVGTIILKPKQTIYGITKQYQISESDLRKLNPDLDSHMKIGDQVTLPLASIQKFGDADKNVVEVAENAAKDAKEAAAVAVSTEVANVVNENSYTVQPKDNYYKLSRKFNLSQKELFALNPGLESRGLQAGDIITIKSNASSEQSVSQTVATTSKVDEETSVQTYSTTSTADDYVTYTVQAGDTVFGILNKFGITLDDLLSLNPNLSQGLKSGMVLKIKKLDAAYVKKNGDALNVVLMLPFGFDTNDSKYRNLSLDFLAGAKLAIERQAKTGQILDVKVIDAGNEKSFKNSLTQINQNNTDLIIGPFFKSSVLEVLDYVKTSKIPVVAPFANSDDLLGYSNLIMVETNEMIYADRIVKEVKDVFSDQKIYVLSDNDQTFAKYLKTNLEKELKNPNIVIVKSATDIQVDQNMMTGQAAPVIAILANNNDQVGDAFGNRLIELSKEALGTKGFSMYYSPIFEKKEDELLPSKLVYIMDRKINTEGSFENEILAEYKKKYCKSPSKYAVIGFDVVNDMLTRENKKGEIFKQMNKVQTQLATKFEFEKTKTGAYVNRGYRVVRLNPN; via the coding sequence ATGATCAAAAAGTTTTTTATTATAGCTGGTTTAACGGCATTTGCAGGCTTATCTGCCCAGAAAACCCATACCGTGGTGAAAGGAGACAATCCCTACAACATCGCGAAAAGATACGGCATGACCGTAGATGATCTGGTGAAGCTGAATCCCAACGCAAAAGATGGTAAAATTGCCATCGGGGATGTGCTAAAAGTAGATAAATCAACAACGAAGGTGGCCGCATTTCAACCAAAAGCAGCGACTCAAAACGCCGCATCTTCGGGGAAAGTCGGTACGATCATTCTGAAGCCTAAGCAAACTATTTACGGAATTACGAAACAATATCAAATCTCCGAAAGTGATTTAAGAAAACTGAATCCGGACCTGGATTCTCATATGAAGATCGGTGATCAGGTGACCTTGCCTTTAGCTAGTATTCAGAAATTTGGTGATGCTGATAAAAATGTAGTTGAAGTGGCTGAAAATGCTGCCAAAGATGCAAAGGAAGCAGCGGCAGTAGCGGTTTCAACAGAAGTGGCTAACGTGGTAAATGAAAATTCATATACCGTGCAGCCAAAAGATAATTATTATAAACTCAGTCGTAAATTTAATCTTTCGCAAAAAGAACTTTTTGCTTTGAATCCCGGTTTAGAATCCAGAGGTTTGCAGGCAGGTGACATCATCACCATTAAATCAAATGCTTCTTCCGAACAGTCCGTTTCTCAAACCGTTGCAACGACAAGCAAAGTTGATGAAGAAACTTCAGTACAAACTTATTCTACTACATCAACAGCCGACGATTATGTAACGTACACCGTTCAGGCTGGTGATACCGTTTTTGGTATTTTAAATAAATTTGGAATTACCCTGGATGATTTGTTGAGCCTTAACCCTAATTTGAGCCAAGGTTTAAAATCAGGAATGGTTTTAAAAATTAAAAAATTAGATGCGGCCTACGTTAAAAAGAATGGCGATGCTCTGAATGTGGTTTTAATGTTGCCTTTCGGTTTTGATACCAATGATTCAAAATATAGAAATTTATCTCTTGATTTTCTCGCTGGTGCAAAATTAGCCATTGAGCGTCAGGCGAAGACCGGTCAAATCTTAGATGTTAAAGTCATTGATGCCGGCAACGAAAAAAGTTTCAAAAACTCTTTAACTCAGATCAATCAGAATAATACCGATCTTATTATCGGCCCGTTCTTTAAATCCAGTGTTTTAGAAGTTTTAGACTATGTGAAAACAAGCAAAATACCGGTGGTTGCGCCATTTGCAAATTCCGATGATTTGTTGGGTTACAGCAATTTGATCATGGTGGAAACCAATGAGATGATTTATGCAGACCGCATTGTAAAAGAAGTGAAAGATGTGTTTTCAGATCAGAAAATATATGTTCTTTCAGATAATGACCAGACTTTTGCAAAATATCTGAAAACCAATTTAGAGAAGGAATTGAAAAATCCGAATATTGTGATAGTAAAATCAGCTACAGATATTCAGGTTGATCAGAACATGATGACAGGTCAAGCTGCACCTGTAATTGCAATTTTGGCTAATAATAATGACCAAGTGGGCGATGCTTTTGGTAACCGATTAATCGAATTATCAAAAGAGGCGCTGGGGACAAAAGGTTTCAGCATGTATTATTCTCCAATCTTCGAGAAAAAAGAAGATGAGCTTCTGCCAAGTAAATTAGTTTACATCATGGATCGCAAAATTAATACCGAGGGAAGTTTTGAAAATGAGATTTTAGCAGAATACAAAAAGAAATATTGCAAATCTCCGTCAAAATATGCGGTAATAGGATTTGATGTGGTTAATGATATGTTAACCCGAGAGAATAAAAAAGGAGAAATCTTCAAACAAATGAATAAAGTGCAAACTCAGTTGGCAACAAAATTCGAATTTGAAAAAACGAAAACAGGTGCTTATGTAAACAGAGGATACAGAGTCGTTCGTTTAAATCCTAACTAA
- the fabD gene encoding ACP S-malonyltransferase: MKALVFPGQGSQYVGMGIDLYESRKDIKDLMDSANHILGFDILSVMFSGTDEDLKKTEVTQPAIFIYSVAALKALNNGSTPSMVAGHSLGEFSALVANGVLSFEDGLKLVSTRAKAMQEACDANPSSMAAILGLADELVEKICEDTPGIVVPANYNCPGQLVISGETAAVEMACEKMKEAGAKRALLLPVNGAFHSPLMQPAQEKLAEAINNTKFYKPTMDIYQNITTTAVENPEEIKLNLIAQLTGPVKWTQSVQNMIKKGATSFVEVGPGKTLQGLIKKINSEVLVSSAI; encoded by the coding sequence ATGAAAGCACTTGTATTTCCTGGGCAAGGTTCACAATATGTCGGCATGGGAATCGATTTATATGAGTCCCGCAAGGATATCAAAGATTTGATGGACTCTGCCAATCACATTTTAGGTTTCGATATTCTCTCCGTGATGTTCAGTGGAACTGATGAGGATCTGAAGAAGACTGAAGTAACACAGCCTGCAATTTTTATATATTCCGTTGCTGCTTTGAAAGCTCTGAATAATGGTTCTACGCCTTCTATGGTGGCAGGGCATTCTCTGGGAGAGTTTTCCGCCTTGGTTGCCAATGGCGTTTTAAGTTTCGAAGACGGACTGAAGCTTGTTTCTACGCGTGCAAAAGCAATGCAGGAAGCCTGTGATGCAAACCCAAGTTCCATGGCGGCCATTTTAGGTCTGGCTGATGAGCTGGTAGAAAAAATTTGCGAAGACACACCCGGAATTGTTGTTCCGGCAAACTATAACTGTCCCGGTCAGCTCGTAATTTCCGGTGAAACTGCTGCAGTAGAAATGGCCTGTGAGAAAATGAAAGAAGCAGGTGCAAAACGTGCTTTGTTGCTACCCGTAAATGGAGCATTCCATTCGCCGTTAATGCAACCAGCACAGGAAAAATTAGCCGAAGCCATTAATAATACCAAATTCTACAAGCCAACCATGGATATTTATCAAAATATCACCACCACGGCAGTAGAAAATCCCGAAGAGATTAAACTTAATCTAATTGCACAGTTAACAGGTCCTGTAAAATGGACGCAATCTGTACAAAATATGATTAAAAAAGGGGCAACTTCTTTCGTAGAAGTTGGTCCGGGAAAAACTTTGCAGGGTTTAATTAAAAAAATTAACAGCGAAGTTTTGGTTTCTTCCGCAATATAA